In Haliotis asinina isolate JCU_RB_2024 chromosome 11, JCU_Hal_asi_v2, whole genome shotgun sequence, the genomic stretch AGACGTGCCGGTCGCATTAGTCGAGCCTGTCGTTGGACAGGTGTTTGGGTTTATTTTTTGTATTAATTTCCATAGTTACATAGATACACATATATCATTGtaacagaagtgagtgagtgaacgccGCTTTCCGGaacattccagcaagatcacgtACCCATGTccggaatagaacccgggtctagGTGTGATAAGCCAAAGtctcaaccactgggctactctgCCGCCTCAGTAACAGAATATACAATCAATATACGTTTACAATGAGTTGACACATACCAGATTCTATAGGCTGGTTGAACATAGTCAcaaatttttatttctttgtcgAGGTATTTATTGAACAAGATCTCAAGGTCATTCCAAAATGTCTTGGTTTCGTTACAAGGAAGCTTCGGGGCGCCTTCTCATGAACCAGGCCGTGGCTGACGCAGGAAATGGACTCTCCTGGCTTATTTTGTATGGGGTCATGTACACCAATCCACACAGAGATATCCTGCAGACGACCCTCCTTGTTCAGAGGGTTGTCATGAGTATCCTGTATTCTGAGTCTGGACTGTCATTGGCCATGACACTCTTCGCCCTTCACATAGCCATCTGCAATCCTGTTTCCTACAAGATCTACCTGGAACACAAACATATCACTATGTTCATTGCAGTATCCTGGCTCGTGGCCATTAGCACTTGGATTCTGGCATTTGCAGCGGACAACTACTTCATCTTGGAGCGTGATTCTATCATGGTTAAACTGAATGTTACTGAACACAATATCTGGTTTGCAAGCCTTACTTTAACCATGAATGTCATTCTGCCTCTTGTCATGGTCATTATCGCCTACACACGTATATGTCTGTTTATGCGCAAGGATGAGAACACTTCTATCACATCAGCCTCCACTACCATGGGGTATGTCCGTCAAGCAAAAGGCATTCTTCTCGTCTGTATTACCTATGTGGTAACATATGTACCTTTGTACATTTGGTCAGACTTAAGCGTGTATATGGAAAGTGAGAATGACATTCGCTACTTCGTTGTTGGAACAAGTTTGTCATTCCTGAATTATGTGTACCTTGCCTTCAAGCTGCCCCTGTTTCTGTTGGCCTTCAAATCCTATCGTCAAGTGGCCTCACGAATCTTTTGTCAACATCTTGTATCGAGATCTATGTCCTCTGGCAACGAAGGCACATTGTCTCAACGTAAATACAATCCTGCAACAAAAGTCAATGACAGGCCTGATGACGGTTGTTTCCAACAAGCTGCAGAGGATGCTAGATCTATCCCGATACAGGTGGATAAGACAATCGAGATAAAGGGGAATATTGGAAGAGTTAACCATGCCTTTACCAGCACCTGCCCTATGAACCGTGACGGCATGGAGTCAACAAACGGTACAGACAATGACGCCACACGATGATGTCATCAGTAGCAGACCGGTAAGTATTGGACAACGATTAACaccttttttcacaaaatgaccTCATCCCGATTCATCACTTGATTTCTCTTACCGACATTCATTCCCAAAGTGTAACTACAATGTATTTCCTCTCGCCAACATCATATTGTTCAAACGATATGGATTATTCCCCTGCATGCCCAGTTTTTCTTCTGAAGAGTGATTACCATAACTATGACCCCTGTCTATGACATCAAAGGTCAAAGTGCCAACCAATGGTGTCATAGATACCGTGTGAATCATCCTACGAAACAAATGCACTCATGAATATTAATAACTCAAGGAACAAGTTTCGCGGCACACGTACTGTGGGACCGTTCATGATTTAGGGCTGGGGGTGAGGATCAGTTTTGGGAGAAGCATAAACAATGtgaatatcacacacacacgcacgcacgcgcgcaaccacaaccatcacatcctccCATAATGTTTAATCCTCTCAATACTgacgtcgaacccattcgacagaaCAGTAGTCTAATGACATCCTTAAACATAAATTGCAACAACTAATTACCAAATACGATTTACATGTGATATTGAATTACGTATGGAATGAATAAACTCTCAGATTTCTAAATATATCAAGTTTAAGAAGTTTATGTACCTCAAAACGAAATGCCCACGATTTAAAAATGTATTAGCTAATTTTAGCGGCACACAAGCTCCCGCAACGGCCATTGATCGTGCGAGGCGCTTCACGTTCAGCTACATACAGTCCGAATTTTTCATCGCAatgttatcattttttttaacaGACCAAAATCCTTTATTCTTTTATAACataaaatcaaaaacaaaacttATTTTCGAAAAGTAACCACTTTAGGTGAAGATATTATTATTCACAAAAACGAGAACGATTTTTACATCATCGACAGGCTGACACGGAAACGGTCATGGCAACGGTAGTAAACAATGACATCAACATGTTTCGAAAATCCGTTTTTCGCCATATTaaaattttaatttcattttccgATTTCAGATACACATATTTATCAGTTTTCTTTATAGTAAAGCCTAATATTCCCAATTGGTTTTTGGATAAAATTCGTGAAAACATCGGCAATGACCagctgttgatgtgtgtgtgggcATGGCTAATTTGTTGTTGAATCACCTTCACACATAACCACATATCCAAGCTAATAAATGAAAACGATtgataaaatgtaaaacatagATGCAACGCAATAACGGCTATAGGTTGCAATGACCAAATGTTATATATATCTAAACGATATTGCAATACATGTACCTGCATTATGTTCCTCGATTGTGGAAACAGGACCACCAGGCCTCTCGCTAAATATGGATGCCTTCGAGAAAGTTGCCGAAATTATTTTCCCGCCAAATAATTAGGAAATAACGTAATTAGCAATTGTAAACAGACTCACTTGTTTACTTTTCATTTACCTCACTTTTGTGAAACTCGGATAGCGAAGGTGAAGAAGATCTTTTCGGGCTTAAGGACGTGGATTTGGAAGAAGTTGAAAATTTGGACCTTGGGGACGATGAAGACGATTTTTTTGAGGACCCCTCTATCGGGGTGAGTGAAACGCCATGGCTACGAGATTTTGTCGATCGATCTGGGCCAAGAAATACAGATGAAAATTTGAGTGAGTACGATGCTTTTTCACTCTTTTTCAGTGATGAAGTGTTTGACTTCCTGTCACTGAAACGAACAGGTATGCAGCACAATTTATAGCTGAAAAGATGGACACGTTGAAAGTACATCCACGTGCTGAAAACTGGAAACCGGTTGATACGTCTGAAATGAGGGCTTTCATTTCTGTCCTTTTAGTGACGGGATTGTCAAAGAAACCATCGTATGAATCTTACTGGTCAAGTGACCCACTACTCGAATGTAAATGGTTCAAAGCTATCATGGCAAGGGGTAGATTTattcagaaacatgtttttttcacttAAATGACAATGCCAAAGATTTCCCCACAGAGGACCCAAGACATGACAAACTTTTCAAGACCTCTCATGAAAATTCTTGTTCCAGGAAGGCAGAGGTACTTCCACCCAGGCAGGGAGGTATCAGAGGACGAGAGTATGATTCCTTTCAAGGGACGAACAGGTTTGCTGCAGTATATGTCAACTAAACCACAAAAGTGGTTTATCAAGTCATGGGGTCTGGCAGACAGCAGTACTGGGTACATGTGAAATTGGCAAATATACACAGGGAGACAGGAGGGAGGGAGACCACATGGTTTGACGTACGGGATTGTTGCGTCATTGTGTCGGCCTCTGTATGGTAAGGGtcaccatgtgtacatggacaAGTTTTTCACTTCTCCTTCTCTATTCCAGGAACTGATTGACAACCAGACTGGTGCGTGTGGAACATGGGGGCCTCCCGACTGGATGTACCACAGCCTGTCAAGGATGCAAGACCAAAAGCTGGTGATGATCCATTTACATAGGGATAATGAATTCTTGTATATGACATGCACTGATAAAAGTAAACCTTCTGACTATTCACAATGATTCTAGAGTAAGATCTAGGGCATCACTTCAGAGAGGTAAGAAAGCCCAAAGCACAGGGGAGGCATGGTCCAGGCAGACAAGCAGTTGCAATACTACATGGTGCTCCACAGGTGTTGTGGTGGAAGAAGGTGTTTTTGTACCTGATGGAAGTTTCATTTAGTAATGCGCTGATAATCTTCAAAGCTGCAAACCCAGGTAAGAGAGTAAGGTCTGAAAAGTTCAGATTTATAGGGATAGGGGCGTCACCAATTTTGTACTGGGGAGGAAGATAGGTCATTAATTTTGTGCACATGTACTGGGGATACAGACGCAATCAAACTTTGTACTTTTAATACCTAAAGTTGTTTAAAAATTGGGAATTGGGGCGGGTGTGTTACTTATCTGGTACGTAAATCATAGGATCGGGGCAGTCACGTTGTTCATGCTCCTCCATgtaaaccatcatcatcatcatcatcatcatcatcatcatcatctccacACAGCAATAACTTATGAACAGTCCCTCACTCGGTGTATTTATCctgtaattatttattttagTACTTATTCAAGGGGCTATCGTTTTGGTAcgaggggcgataactctccttttaaAATGATATAAGTGACGGTCCAACTTCTCGCTTCCGGTCTGGTTTCCGAGTCAATGAGCGCAgcgacaacttgctacatgtgAAGACAGAACCAGGCTTACTAGTTGCCGTGTTCacataaactgaaaataatatcGTTTTCGACGAAAAGACGTTAACTGacgcatgttttgttttgatgtttagtttagaaaggcatatgttgtttaatttccaaatgcAGTACGACTTGACACAATGGAAGATAACAGGGAGAACGCCATGAAAAGTCGGTATATTGTCACGGCATTTCCTACGACAGAACATGAGACAGGGCAAGTCTCGGGTGTCGTAGCATCGGTgaagtaatgaaaatatattttttatgttatcAGCCCTTTTGTTGTTCCCAACGGTAATTATTGCCACATTAAAGTCTTACAAAGAGTTCCTATGCAACCACCTACTCAATGTAAAAATATCGTGGCTACACCTCCAGCAAACGGGCCTCGCTTCGAACTGCCATTTCGCGATTCATACTTGCAGTCATGCCTATCCCAGGTGTATCATAGAagcattgaataaatattttaggacataacacttgatatatccTCGTAAAAGGGAATGAATATTCTGTCCATGCACCGGcgtgaacgttaccggtgaaggtgaaggctatactggttaactgtctctaagtgtaGTGGTAACACGTACGGCTCACATCGCGcatacgacatgcgctgtcagttaaaggttggaccgtccggatcagcgcacctagcggattagtgaagggaagataaattcaaaaagatcgcccattgtatataggacatatatatttatttgaaacatattagtccataatatttaatttttcaaatgttgtatCATATTACACCAGCATGGATAGAAATTCTTTCAAACACATTTCGCTTCTTTCGCGCACCTGTCAACAGCTCGGTATGAAAATGTTACTTGTGTGGGGcagaatattattcaaaatattctgCACTTTTCTCCGTAACACTATTATCTATAATCAGTTATATTCCAATGAGGGTTTTTAGAGTGATCAACATGTATTTCGTCTCATACATCTTCAAACAAATGATACTGACGAGCTTCCATTTGGTGTTGACAAATACAAATCAGAACTACCGCTTCCGGGGCACGGGAGCATTGAAGGTCAAACTGGTATAGAAATGTGCGAATTTTGTCGCCTGGGCAATATCGTTATCCATTATGatttatcataattatattttatgtttattctaAAAGATATAAACGAATTACAGTGCTACAAACATACTTACTTATTTTCTGTAATCAAGGAATGAATCAGTTGACGTCCCCCCGTGAGTGACATCACATCTGGCAACTTTTGTCTGAACATGTTTCATCTTTCCTATCGTTTATGTATCCTTCTAATAAAGTGACTATATCAAATCTAACACCTATCGACTAAGGCGATCATCTGCTTTCGATCGATAACACATACACGATCGAAATAAAAACTTTACTGGGGATTAATTAACAACATTTTAAGCTGTGTACAGCGAAACGCGCCATGTTTGAATATGATCTGTCTGCTTGCAGTACAGGACGGATAAACCTGcttgaatatggaatatatgGAACCAAAACCCCTGAAACTTAAGTTGTAGCATCAGTAATTTTACATACTTCATTTTACATAACACAATACTGTTTGAAGTTTACAATTTAATGTTGAGCTCTCAAGTAATGTGTGGAAAGTGCACAAGAATGCAAACAGTTTGAACTGATTATTGTTTGTAAAAGTAATAATTTGCAAGACTGATCGCAACTCAGTGTTTCTTTTCAGATGCATTTAAAATTTGAGTTTTTCCTTTTTCTGCTCATAGAACAGATATTGTGTTTGATCATGTTTGAACATATGATACTAAGTGGGTTATTATTTCTCCCCTTGAAATCAAAACTGATATTTCCCGATGTTAAATCAATGTATGCTTGATACAACCTTTTATAATCAACTCTTTCCATACTTTGTTTGAGTGAAGTCAATCATATAATACATGTAAACATATAACACTCTCAGGCACCTGTTTACAAAATTTAGACACACGTGATTCAATGTATCTAATCTTAAAATATCCTGAGAAACCATTTTAAATTAACGTTTAATATTTAATTTAATAATTACTGTTTTCCCATTTGCTCTGTTGGAGGCCTCTGCCCAAAATTCCTCCTATTTTAAAACCAGAATTGGCATAGtcaataaaaaatgtttcctATTAGctattttggaaatattaacaTAGGACTGCCACGTACAGTTTCAATTgtttaaaagtgaaaaaaaatctTGTGTCTGTTTTCAAAGAGTTATCTTTTAGACCTTGTTATGTGCGAAAATAACATCATTATCATATGTATAGTTCAGTTCTTCCAATACTCAACAATTTTATTCCCTTTTTTCCCAAATATCTGTGACAGAGCGTTCCACCACTAATCAAAATATTGTTATTGTGTCATAGATATTGATTTAGGACCTCTGTACTATGAGTCTCGTTCTGATAGCAAATTGTAAGATAGTCACACCATGCCCCCACAACCTCCCTCCAGAATCTATTTGAAATAATGGGTagaatatatatgcaaatataaacatcatgagcCAGCCAGAGTCTCTGAATATCTGGAATTCATACCGGAACATTTTCTGTCCACGTAGAATTGTTTCACGGCGGTCTTTTAATCCTTGTAAGTTTATAATTAGTAATATTTTTTACTATTGGGATATTGAAACCTACATTCTCAGTAGTGGTGTTAGCAGCATTTCTTTGTCCTTCTTAtacttgtaaataaaataaaaacttcataacaaaacaaagaaaaaaacagaacaaaacaaaacaaaaaataaaagaaaaaataaataaaaagcacttcttctgaaaagactgtatcgattgatgtggtATAGACGGGAAGAGATGGTTGAATTTTGACAATAATAAGGATTTTAACACAACATGTCTTCCCTTAGGTGTCATGTTCATGGCTATAGCTATGAAAttcgattttttaaaagaaaaacagaacatCCTTTCATGTTTTGGGGGTATGGGTTTTTTTGCTGTTGTGCTGGGGTAATTAATTACGcacatattattatatatatttcttctGCTAAACgctatttatttttaaaacaacaataacTGTCTCATTCTAGACTAGTGACAATCTGTGAATAGCGTTCTGTTTTTACTTGCTTCATGTACGCATGTGTTAAAGCTTGAATGGCGTAAGATATGTCTGACTCGGGTTGTATTGTAATGACACGGTGGTACCCAGAACTCGTTCTCTCCTTCTTTTATTCCCGTTCGTGTTCAGGAAAAGAGTAGCTTTATGTGTGTATGCTATATCTGACCAATTCCCTGTTCTTGTTTCTTCCAGTTCTCCCACCCGTCCGCCTCCCTTGATGATTCTGGATAGTGATGCAACCGACCTCAAACTATTTGCGGTGGCACTGGTTTCTGGACATATGTATTCTGCTCTTTGAGTCAGGAAAACAGATGAAGTCTGCATGCATACAGATGGAAGGATGGAGCACTATGCTCTGTTGAACTGCAGTCTCAGATTGTATACACTCTTAGTTCAAACCCTACATGCTCCATGTGTTACGGAGGAGGTAAGAGGTGACCTGTTAGACTACTGACCAATATTTTCTACATAATATTAATCTGATTTTTAAACCCTGAATGATACATTTCTACAACAAATAACTCTAAATACTTAGTGGTGCACGGGACGGGACTATATAAATGGACCATATGACTGGACATATAGTCTATAAAACACCTAACACACCTTTACTCATCCTCCCACACAACACTTGAAACTCCAGTCACCTTGCACCTATACAGCACCTGAATCTCCAGCCACCTTGCACCTATACAACACCTGAAACTCATGTCACCATCCATCTTACAACACCTGAAACTCCAACCACCTTGCTCCTATACGCCACCTTCCACCTTACAACACCTGAAACTCCAACCACCTTGCACCTGTACAACACTTGAAACTCCAGCCACCTTGCACCTTACAACACTTGAAACTCCAGCCACCTCGCACCTATACAACACCTGAAACTCCAGCCACCTTGCACCTATACAGCACCTGAAACTCCAACCACCTTGCACCTATACAACACCTGAAACTCCAGCCACCTTGCACCTATACAACAATTTGTTtcgttgttttttgttttgttttgttttcagttactACCATCCACCTTCACCGCCAGACATTCACAGCAGGACGTTCACAGCAGGACGTTCACAGCAGGACGTTCACGGCAGGACCTTCACAGTCAGACCTTCATAGCCGGACCTTCACAGCAGGACCGTCACAGCCGGACCTTCACAGCAGGACCTTCACAGTCAGACCCTTCACAGCAGGACCTTCACAGCCAGACCTTCACAGCAGGACCTGTGCACGGATGCAGCCCATAGTCTTGTTCTCCTTGCTCGACAGGCAGAATTCATCGTCTGTACTGTCGGTGGTTTTGTTCacctgtatacatatatatactaaaTTTCCGAAACAGTTTATAGCACTGGGAATGGACCTATGGTGACCCAAGTCTCATAATATCTTGTTATCAATCAAGAGGTTACACGCAGCTGAATGTCATCCATAGCTCTGTACATTAACCCATGAAACCAATAAACTGGTCAACCTGATCTGCAAGGAAAATACggatttttattgttttgttttcaggacAAAAATTATATTGTCTAGGTATCCTCTGTCAGGTTGACATTATATTATCTAGGAGCCCATCAATATCAATAACGTGACACTGATGTCTGTAgccaaattcatttattgtgagacaaacaaacaaaaaggtaaCATTATACAATCAACAGCTATAAAATAACATTAACTAGCTGTTACAAATAACCGCAAAGTGATTTCAACAGAGCGGCAGTGCAGGCAGTGCATAACATTATCCAGTTATACGATGACAACAGAAGTACACAATGAAGAGGCAGATACCCATGGTAGTACAATTACAATGGCAGTACAcaatagagtgagtgacttcagttttacgccacactcagcaatattgcagggGTCTCTAAATATTCGTGGCTGCACCAAACAAATCCAATGATTAACAgaatgagcactgatctgcctaattgggaaccgacgacatatGTCAACGaaatcaacgagcctgaccaccagatccagcgcgtcgcctcttttgacaagcatagtagcctttagtgacaagcatgagttaatGCAGggttattctaccccggatcttcccCTGACAGTGCACAATAGACAGGCAGACATCCAGTCGTGGTACAATTTCAATGGCAGGATACAACAGACAGGTAGATatccagtggtacaacaactgCAATGGAATACACAATAGAGACGCACATCTATAGTGCCATTGCAATTGTACTACTGCTGCCTGATCTCGACCTCTCTATTGTGTACTGCCACAAAATTCAGAATATGGTTTGTCCAGAAGAAGACATAAAATATCTGGAAAAATAACTGGATTACCGAAATCTGACTTAGATTATATTAAGCAATGCTTTAAATATTGTATCAAATCAG encodes the following:
- the LOC137255544 gene encoding uncharacterized protein, which translates into the protein MNQAVADAGNGLSWLILYGVMYTNPHRDILQTTLLVQRVVMSILYSESGLSLAMTLFALHIAICNPVSYKIYLEHKHITMFIAVSWLVAISTWILAFAADNYFILERDSIMVKLNVTEHNIWFASLTLTMNVILPLVMVIIAYTRICLFMRKDENTSITSASTTMGYVRQAKGILLVCITYVVTYVPLYIWSDLSVYMESENDIRYFVVGTSLSFLNYVYLAFKLPLFLLAFKSYRQVASRIFCQHLVSRSMSSGNEGTLSQRKYNPATKVNDRPDDGCFQQAAEDARSIPIQVDKTIEIKGNIGRVNHAFTSTCPMNRDGMESTNGTDNDATR